From a single Raphanus sativus cultivar WK10039 chromosome 3, ASM80110v3, whole genome shotgun sequence genomic region:
- the LOC108838479 gene encoding uncharacterized protein LOC108838479, giving the protein FFLVYQADGYKNSGCYNIQCPGFVIVTQIPWIGKVFSRTSIYGGNETISFTPQVFQDGLSGNWGLKIFNDVVGYWPKELFTHLNNGASLLRFGGNTFMSPDGISPPMRNGHFLVIDFQKSSHYLHVKVKNSNYQLVDIEDSKTRRYSDSYQCYRLSYWGYVKSNGVSFSFGGPGVDCGT; this is encoded by the exons TTCTTTTTAGTTTATCAGGCAGATGGTTATAAAAACTCGGGGTGTTACAACATACAATGTCCTGGCTTTGTTATTGTCACTCAGATTCCTTGGATTGGAAAAGTGTTTTCTAGAACCTCTATTTACGGTGGTAACGAAACAATTTCTTTCACACCGCAAGTATTCCAg GATGGCTTAAGCGGAAACTGGggattaaaaatattcaacGATGTAGTTGGTTACTGGCCTAAAGAATTATTCACTCATCTAAACAATGGAGCATCTTTATTACGTTTTGGAGGAAATACATTTATGTCTCCGGATGGAATAAGTCCTCCCATGCGAAATGGACATTTTCTGGTTATCGATTTTCAGAAGAGTTCACATTATCTGCATGTCAAAGTTAAGAACTCTAACTATCAATTAGTTGATATTGAAGACAGTAAAACAAGACGTTATTCAGATTCGTACCAGTGTTATAGATTATCTTATTGGGGTTATGTGAAATCGAATGGAGTATCCTTCTCCTTTGGAGGTCCAGGTGTAGACTGTGGTACTTGA